A region from the Leishmania panamensis strain MHOM/PA/94/PSC-1 chromosome 20 sequence genome encodes:
- a CDS encoding amastin-like surface protein (TriTrypDB/GeneDB-style sysID: LpmP.20.0990) — MEWNLALLLYLVLQFFAFFFVLVATPLDVFRFKDIRNFTRNMCATLWGFQLNCTSTKYDNSNDGLWRNCTSRRDRFRALQAFALISIFVYGLAFVLGVIQLFCCRWLRLVCLALNIVGVVTVFIIWIGIVVTFYKRDGQRCPGMNTVSTYGAGFVLFLLAWILDIANIVILLLLSLYENSSETVSTVERKSQPGE; from the coding sequence ATGGAGTGGAATCTCGCCCTTCTGCTCTACTTGGTCTTACAGTTCTTCGCGTTCTTCTTTGTGCTGGTGGCTACGCCTCTCGATGTGTTTCGCTTCAAGGATATTCGGAACTTTACGCGCAACATGTGCGCTACCTTATGGGGTTTCCAACTGAACTGCACCAGTACAAAGTACGACAATTCAAATGATGGTTTGTGGCGTAACTGCACTTCCCGCCGCGATCGTTTTCGCGCACTGCAGGCGTTTGCTCTGATCTCCATCTTCGTGTACGGCTTGGCGTTCGTCCTGGGCGTCATTCAGCTGTTCTGCTGCCGTTGGCTCCGCTTGGTCTGCCTTGCGCTCAACATTGTGGGCGTTGTCACCGTGTTCATTATCTGGATAGGGATAGTGGTGACTTTCTACAAGAGAGACGGCCAGAGGTGTCCCGGAATGAATACTGTCTCCACTTACGGTGCCGGGttcgttctctttctgctgGCGTGGATTCTGGATATCGCCAATATCGTCATCTtactgctcctctctctatATGAGAACTCAAGTGAAACTGTCAGCACAGTGGAACGCAAAAGTCAGCCGGGGGAGTAG
- a CDS encoding serine/threonine-protein kinase, putative (TriTrypDB/GeneDB-style sysID: LpmP.20.0970) — MRASIDDENSSVAVTLLPSAQVSPLISSQFPTRTGAISTATADTDAINAPGSGAASPDGGDTPSSMATMTTTNAVLYYPSAQLPTPPPLHRPSSSPALMQQSQHEVPAAVRAVPYCPLSCESDSNEEPLFQRPPPATPIVPSLAYTTSSSPLFFTSMQAPQPDRLCGAVSAKPEGGGHARGGTALYASLLPIPSTPTMATTETPGTLAGKRSAVARETSNYSLAEPTKTHVSASSSNAARIHGGYAGSSNKSTAETTVGNHSRGDRGVQRPLLMTAPNGVAVSSASPAAPVTLTNVGDTVLVAELLPPAKQRRTIHTGVGNRGTLPSGGIGAGPGLSTTAASTGAWALGAATASAAAAAGGASPKPSLRIAAPLRGFGRNPVTSHASGSVSRATTSGAGTAPPPQSFKLYRREGSRKRSADVLSQFSALDLDETPTTPFAETGACNFTSIIPNSNVHNAFPSQPSPPTTVYRGAGGGSNAIGAVSPLIIDYATPVTLSQQIGGSNTFSQVLLHPSQDVLDVSQADTECSNFLARRILTEYNEVRLLGRGSFGTVSLFKEISSGEYVAVKMSPPLRTPEMERRYRRERSVMGMVRGLPHIVQLSAAWEEGRVPRMYMQLEYCPGGSVASVANEKQDRNEPWPEAEVKVFLAHMSIALDALHRTSIAHVDFKPDNILIDRDGAYKLSDFGCSVLLDERGRPRPETRNGYGSPARGQRAGEVGGVTYVNPNSGPVVYTGPGASGLATALNPDSWNDGNELSTTSVDEGDCRYLCADMLNEKQHFKAGDMFSLGMSLFELMSGQPLPRNGDQFLALRRRVPVEMLHRRGYSADLVKLVVALLRSDPTQRPTARQVLQYLRPSSEQLQLLSSSSAMQQWTESAESFCRLQVEEQQQLLGNDGAVTATVDALRCVSALMEASMWLFTTTQQDVHRLAAPANPGKGEEEDEQRCQQPQPPPLPLLQLPRGRRLEMPIPPSQRDEACTPTTLNY; from the coding sequence ATGCGAGCCAGCATAGACGACGAGAACTCGTCGGTGGCCGTCACGCTTCTGCCTTCGGCACAGGTGAGTCCTCTCATCAGCTCCCAGTTTCCCACGCGCACCGGTgccatcagcaccgccacagcggaTACTGACGCCATTAATGCACcaggcagtggcgcagccaGCCCTGATGGTGGCGACACGCCATCTTCCATGGCTACGATGACCACAACCAACGCAGTCCTCTACTACCCCtccgcgcagctgccgacgcctccaccactgcATCGTCCTTCGTCATCGCCAGCGCTGatgcagcagtcgcagcacgAAGTGCCTGCGGCTGTCCGTGCTGTACCCTACTGTCCCCTGTCCTGCGAGTCCGACAGCAATGAGGAGCCTCTCTTCCAGCGCCCACCACCTGCAACGCCGATAGTACCCTCTCTGGCGTACACGacatcatcatcaccgcTGTTCTTCACATCGATGCAGGCGCCGCAGCCGGACCGTCTGTGCGGTGCGGTGAGCGCGAAGCCGGAAGGTGGCGGCCACGCTAGAGGCGGAACCGCCCTGTacgcctcccttctccctatCCCCTCCACCCCGACCATGGCGACCACAGAGACGCCGGGCACCCTGGCGGGGAAGCGCTCAGCTGTTGCCCGTGAAACCTCGAATTACTCTCTGGCTGAACCCACCAAAACGCACGTatcggcgtcctcctcgaATGCTGCACGTATCCACGGAGGCTACGCGGGCAGTAGCAACAAATCCACGGCAGAGACGACAGTTGGAAATCATAGTAGGGGTGACCGAGGGGTACAACGACCTCTGTTAATGACGGCGCCCAACGGCGTTGCAGTATCATCAGCGTCGCCTGCGGCGCCGGTGACACTCACCAACGTAGGGGACACAGTGCTCGTTGCCGAACTGTTACCACCAGCGAAGCAGCGTCGCACGATCCACACAGGAGTGGGCAACAGGGGAACTCTTCCAAGCGGAGGCATCGGCGCCGGTCCCGGACtgtccaccaccgccgccagcactgGAGCCTGGGCCTTGGGTGCTGCTACagcgtctgctgccgccgctgcaggaggtgcgtcGCCAAAGCCTTCCCTGCGTATTGCTGCGCCACTTCGAGGATTCGGCCGCAACCCGGTGACAAGCCACGCGTCAGGCAGTGTCTCACGGGCCACCACGTCGGGTGCGGGGaccgcccctcctccgcagTCCTTCAAGCTCTATCGCCGCGAGGGCAGTCGGAAGCGGTCCGCAGACGTTCTGTCGCAGTTCAGCGCACTTGACCTCGACGAAACACCGACAACGCCTTTTGCGGAGACGGGCGCGTGTAACTTTACCAGCATCATCCCCAACAGTAACGTGCACAACGCCTTCCCATCGCagccgtcaccgccgacgACTGTCTACCggggcgccggcggcggtagcAACGCGATCGGCGCTGTCTCCCCACTTATCATAGACTACGCCACGCCTGTGACTCTGTCTCAGCAGATTGGTGGATCGAATACCTTCTctcaggtgctgctgcatccgTCGCAGGACGTCCTCGATGTGTCGCAGGCCGACACTGAGTGCTCCAACTTTTTGGCGCGGCGCATCCTGACCGAGTACAACGAAGTAAGACTTCTCGGCAGAGGCTCCTTCGGCACAGTATCCTTATTCAAGGAGATCAGCTCAGGCGAGTACGTCGCAGTGAAGATGTCGCCCCCGCTGCGGACACCGGAGATGGAACGGCGCTACCGCCGCGAGCGGTCCGTGATGGGCATGGTGCGGGGGCTGCCGCACATTGTGCAGCTCTCTGCTGCCTGGGAGGAAGGCCGGGTGCCGCGCATGTACATGCAGCTGGAATACTGCCCTGGCGGCTCCGTCGCATCTGTCGCGAATGAGAAACAGGACCGGAATGAACCCTGgccggaggcggaggtgaaggtATTCCTAGCTCATATGAGCATCGCGCTCGATGCACTGCACCGCACCAGCATTGCCCACGTCGACTTCAAGCCGGACAACATTCTAATCGACAGGGACGGCGCGTATAAACTGTCTGATTTCGGCTGCAGCGTGTTGCTGGATGAGAGAGGCCGACCGAGGCCGGAGACGCGAAACGGTTACGGCTCCCCAGCACGAGGCCAACGGGCTGGCGAGGTCGGAGGTGTCACTTACGTGAACCCGAACAGCGGACCTGTCGTTTACACAGGCCCTGGTGCTAGCGGGCTGGCCACCGCCCTGAACCCCGACAGCTGGAACGACGGCAACGAACTTAGCACAACGAGCGTTGACGAGGGTGACTGCCGGTACCTATGCGCTGATATGCTGAATGAGAAGCAGCACTTCAAGGCGGGTGACATGTTCTCGCTCGGTATGTCACTTTTTGAGCTCATGTCCGGTCAGCCGCTCCCGCGAAATGGTGATCAGTTCCTAgctctccgccgccgcgtgcCGGTGGAgatgctgcaccgccgcggaTACTCAGCGGACCTGGTGAAGCTTGTCGTGGCGCTGCTACGCAGCGACCCCACACAGCGACCTACTGCACGACAGGTTCTACAGTACCTCCGGCCCTCTTCCGAGCAGCTTCAGCTGTTGTCGAGTTCCTCGGCAATGCAGCAGTGGACGGAGAGCGCGGAAAGCTTTTGCCGACTGCAGgtggaagagcagcagcagctactcGGAAATGATGGTGCGGTAACTGCCACCGTGgacgcgctgcggtgtgtaAGTGCGCTCATGGAGGCCTCCATGTGGTTGTTCACGACAACTCAACAGGATGTACATCGACTCGCTGCACCAGCAAACCCTggcaagggagaggaggaggatgagcagcgctgtcagcaacctcagccgccgccgctgccgctgctccagctcccTCGCGGGCGACGATTAGAGATGCCTATTCCACCGAGCCAGCGCGATGAGGCCTGCACGCCGACGACACTGAACTACTAG
- a CDS encoding amastin-like surface protein, putative (TriTrypDB/GeneDB-style sysID: LpmP.20.0980), whose amino-acid sequence MTWNLALLIYAIVQFIAFLLVLVATPIDMFRLKSRSATVSSNQCITLWGLKKDCKGNGYDFPSEYLWEFCSPHRNHFRLAQAFALISIFVYGAAFVLGVIMLFCCRWLHLVSLALNIVGAVTLCVVWVAMVVTFNRDEDPSCLVIKSSYTYGAGIVLLLVAWVLDILNIAALLLPCPDIDSGESGKTTEIKDQDKESEQE is encoded by the coding sequence ATGACGTGGAATCTCGCCCTTTTGATCTACGCGATCGTGCAGTTCATCGCCTTCCTGTTGGTGCTCGTGGCCACGCCCATCGACATGTTTCGGCTTAAAAGCCGCAGTGCTACAGTCTCTTCCAATCAGTGCATCACGTTATGGGGTCTCAAGAAGGATTGCAAGGGCAACGGGTACGATTTTCCCTCGGAATATCTGTGGGAGTTCTGCTCGCCACACCGCAATCACTTCCGCCTTGCTCAGGCGTTTGCTCTGATCTCCATCTTCGTGTACGGAGCGGCGTTCGTCCTGGGCGTCATCATGCTGTTCTGCTGCCGTTGGCTCCACTTGGTCTCCCTTGCGCTCAACATTGTGGGCGCTGTCACGTTGTGCGTTGTCTGGGTGGCCATGGTGGTGACGTTCAACAGGGACGAAGACCCCAGCTGCCTGGTGATAAAGAGCTCGTACACTTATGGCGCTGGTatcgttctcctcctcgtggcTTGGGTCCTGGATATCCTCAACATCGCCGCCTTACTGCTCCCGTGCCCGGACATCGACTCAGGTGAGAGTGGGAAGACGACTGAAATCAAGGATCAGGACAAAGAAAGTGAACAAGAATAA